In a single window of the Drosophila gunungcola strain Sukarami unplaced genomic scaffold, Dgunungcola_SK_2 000064F, whole genome shotgun sequence genome:
- the LOC128264303 gene encoding glycerol-3-phosphate acyltransferase 4, with protein sequence MFFQVLVVGILFWVSSFWLQHRYLNALEYLFAWIAKQLAIARRKRARDERQRLSKKRSVPGMNEENDSGSENPRHRDRGDGVNVLLSQPIKNRLSKRVEECCDLISSGLGLVLEDEVTQRFVAPPAPAGKWNLLTRNLRQRKRYLNWQLRLVWLLGWLIRYALLVPMRTAACWLCLFMISGLTLLLGHLPEWHFKKQLVELVLRQCFCITAGCLPMIRRFHNKVHRPTRGICVCNHTSPLDVLVLMCDGNYSLTGQVHDGILGILQRALSRVSHHMWFDRQQLHDREALGLILRMHCSAKDRPPVLLFPEGTCINNTAVMQFKKGSFAVSDIVYPVAIRYDRRFGEAFWDSARYSMLRYMVMVVSSWCICCDVWYMPPLSRCPDESPVEFSNRVKAAIAAQADIDDLPWDGNLKRWSPVRDWQ encoded by the coding sequence ATGTTCTTTCAAGTGCTCGTCGTGGGAATCCTGTTTTGGGTCAGCTCCTTCTGGCTGCAGCATCGCTATCTAAATGCCCTGGAGTATCTGTTTGCCTGGATCGCCAAACAGTTGGCGATAGCTCGCCGGAAGCGGGCTCGCGACGAGCGCCAACGGCTGAGCAAGAAGAGGAGTGTGCCGGGGATGAACGAAGAAAACGACTCCGGATCCGAGAACCCAAGGCACCGTGACAGGGGTGATGGCGTGAATGTGCTGCTCTCGCAGCCGATCAAGAATCGCCTGAGCAAACGTGTGGAGGAGTGCTGTGATCTGATCTCCTCTGGCCTCGGCCTGGTCCTCGAGGACGAGGTGACCCAGCGGTTTGTGGCCCCACCAGCTCCCGCTGGCAAATGGAACCTGCTGACGCGCAATTTGCGACAGAGGAAGCGATATCTAAACTGGCAATTGAGATTGGTCTGGCTTCTTGGCTGGCTAATCCGCTATGCATTGCTTGTGCCAATGAGAACCGCTGCCTGCTGGCTGTGTCTGTTCATGATCAGCGGGCTAACGCTGCTGTTGGGCCACCTGCCCGAATGGCATTTCAAGAAACAGCTGGTGGAGTTGGTTCTGCGCCAGTGCTTTTGCATCACAGCCGGTTGTTTGCCCATGATCCGTCGATTCCACAATAAGGTACATCGACCCACTAGGGGCATTTGTGTGTGCAATCATACGAGTCCTTTGGATGTCCTGGTGCTGATGTGCGATGGCAATTACTCGCTGACGGGGCAGGTGCATGATGGTATTTTGGGAATCCTTCAGAGGGCCCTCTCCCGTGTCTCCCATCACATGTGGTTCGATCGCCAGCAGCTGCATGATCGTGAGGCCCTGGGTTTGATCCTTCGAATGCATTGCTCGGCAAAGGATCGACCGCCAGTTTTGCTCTTTCCCGAGGGAACCTGCATCAACAACACCGCCGTGATGCAGTTCAAAAAGGGCAGCTTTGCCGTCAGCGACATTGTCTATCCAGTGGCCATTCGATACGATCGCCGTTTTGGGGAGGCCTTCTGGGACAGCGCCCGGTACTCGATGCTCCGGTACATGGTGATGGTGGTTAGTTCATGGTGCATCTGCTGCGATGTCTGGTACATGCCACCGCTTAGCCGCTGTCCGGATGAGTCGCCGGTGGAGTTTTCGAATCGCGTGAAGGCCGCCATTGCCGCCCAGGCGGACATCGACGATCTGCCCTGGGATGGCAACCTGAAGCGCTGGAGTCCAGTGAGGGACTGGCAGTAG